The Thermobifida halotolerans sequence ACCCCCTCCGCCGTCTCCCAGCAACTGTCGGCGCTGGAACGCGAGGTGGGCACGCAACTGCTGGACCGCACCGCGCGCAGCGCGGAACTGACCGACGCCGGACGGCTGCTGCTGGGCCACGCCGAACAGATCCTGGCCATGGTCGAGGCCGCCGAATCGGTGCTGGCCGCGCAGACCGGCGCGCCCCGCGGACGGGTCACCATCACCGCGTTCCCCACCGCGGCCGTCGCCTTCGCCCCGACCCTCGCGCACCGCCTGCGGGCCCACGACGGGATGCAACTGGTGCTGCGCCAGACCTCCGAGGGCAGCGGGACCCGCCAGGTCCGCACCGCGGAGGCCGACATCTCCCTCATCGACGACTGGTCGGGGCGCGCCCCCGACAGCGCGGCGGGCACCCTGCGGCACTACCCGCTGCTGCGCGACCCCCTGGTGCTCGCGGTGCCCGAGGGGCACCGCCTGGCCGATCCGTCCGTCCCCGTCGACCTGACCGGCCTCCTCGACGAGTCCTGGGTGACCGCCCCTTCGAGCGAACCCTCCCGCGCCGCCATCGACCGCCTGCTCAGCGACGTCGGCGGAGCCCCCGGAGCGGTCTGGGAGTTCGAGGGCATCGGCACCATCATGAGCCTGGTCGCCCGCGGCCTGGGCATCGCCGCGGTCCCCTCGCTGTCCTTCGTCTCGCCCACCCCCGGCCTGGTCCACCGCGGCATCCCCGGCGCCCCCGCCCGCGAGGTCTACGCCGTCGTGCGCGCCACGAGCGTGCGGTGCCCCGCCATCGAGGTCACCCTCCGGGCCCTGCACGAAGCGGCCGAGGAGGTCAACCGGTCCCTGGCCGCCGAACTGGGCGGACCGCCGCCCACCTGAGCGGTCTTCGCCGGTCCGCCCCTCCGCTACCCTCGCTGCCATGAACCGGATGCTCGCCACGGCGGTGGTGTTCCTCTCCTCCGCGGTCGTGCTGGTCCTGGAGGTCTCGGTCATCCGCCTGGTCGCGCCCTACTCCGGGGACACCCTGGAGACCTACACCGCGGCGATCGGGGTCGCCCTGGCGGCGATCGCGCTGGGCGCCAAGGCCGGAGGCGACGGCGCGGACCGCTGGCGGGCCGCGCCGCTGCTGGCGGCACTGCTGATCCTCGGCGGCGGCGGCACCCTGCTGGCCCGTCCCGTCGTGCTCCTCCTGGGTCCGCAGCTCGCGGGCGCCGGACCGATCACCGCGCTGCTGCTGGTCGCCTTCAGCATCGCGCTCCCGGTCGCCCTGCTGTCCGCGGTCGCCCCCGTGGTGGTCAAGACCCAACTGGCGGACCTGGAGCACGGCGGAAGCGTCGTCGGCCGCTTCAGCGCGTGGGGCACCGCGGGGGGTCTCGCGGGAACCGTCCTGACCGGCTACGTGCTCGTCGCCATGCTCCCGGTCTCCACGGTGCTGCTGGTCAGCGGCGGCGCGGTGGTCCTGCTGGGCCTGCTGTTCGCGCTGCGCGGCGGACTGCCGCACGGCCCGCGCGCCACGTTCGCGATGCTCGGCGTCTGCCTGGTCGGCGGCACGCTGCTGGTCGGGGTGGAGTCCCCCTGCGACGCCGAGACCGCCTACTACTGCGCCCGGGTGGAGGCGGACCCCGAGCGCCCCAGCGGTCGGGTGCTGTACCTCGACGACCTGCGGCACGGCTACGTGGACCTGGCCGACCCCACCCACCTGGAGTTCGCCTACACGCAGTGGCTGGGCGCCGCCGTGGACTCCCAGCTCCCCGAGGGGCCGGTGGAGAGCCTGCACGTGGGCGGCGGCGCCTACACGGTGCCGCGCTGGCTGGCGGCCTCCCGCCCGGGGTCGACCAGCACGGTCCTCGAAGTCGACCCGGCCGTCACCGAACTGGCCCGGCAGGAGCTGGACCTGCGCACCGGTCCCGGCCTCACCGTGGTGCCGGGCGACGCCCGCACCTCGGTCGTGGACCTCGCCTCCGACAGTCGCGACCTGGTGGTGGGGGACGCGTTCGGAGGGCTGAGCGTTCCCTGGCACCTGACAACCCGGGAGTTCGCCGCCCAGATCCGGCGGGTCCTGCGCCCGGAGGGGCTGTACGTCGCCAACGTCATCGACCGCGGCCCCCGCGCGTTCCTCGCCGCCCAGACCGCGACGCTCGGCGAGGTCTTCACGCACGTGGCGGTGGTCGCGGAGCGCGGCAGCCTCGACTCCCCCGCCGGGGGCAACCACGTGGTCGTCGCCTCCGACGCGCCCCTGGACACCGCAGCCCTGGCCGAAGCGGTGGCGGCCGCCCCGGAGGCGGGCGCCCTCGCCGACGGTGAACTGCTCGCCCGGTGGCGCTCCGAGGGACTGGTCCTCACCGACGACCACGCCCCCGTGGACCAGTTGCTGACGCCCTACCTGTCCTGAGGCCGACGCCGGGAAGCCAGGAGCGGAGGAGTCTCCGGGGGCCTCGGCCGAGGGGGTCGCATGCCCTCCTCCCCGAGGCGACAGGCCCCTCGGGGCCGGGCCACCCGAAACCCTGGAACCGGGTCCACCCGCTCGCCTGGGGCCGCGGCGGACCGGAAACTCCCTAGGTACCCCTGCCAGCAGATTCGCGAATTTTGGCCAGAATTTCCGCTCCGGCTTCCCGACTCTTCGGCGCCCGCAAACCCACAGGGGATATTCCTGTGCGAAGAGGCGGGTCCACCCCGATCGGGGTGGGGCTACCACCACCCCGATCGGGGGTGTTCTCCTCATAGATCGGGACATCGGCCGGTTTATAGCCTTGTGACAGCGAGGACGCAGCCGTCCGGCAGGATTCGGGGAGGAACGCGTGCACCGGAACACAGTTGCACACCGTGATGGGAAAGCCCTTTGACCTGGGCGATCGCGATCGCGCTGACAGGGGCGTTCTGTCTGGCGCTGGGCTCGGCCCTCCAGGAGCGTGACGCGATCCGCGCCCCGGGCGC is a genomic window containing:
- a CDS encoding fused MFS/spermidine synthase translates to MLATAVVFLSSAVVLVLEVSVIRLVAPYSGDTLETYTAAIGVALAAIALGAKAGGDGADRWRAAPLLAALLILGGGGTLLARPVVLLLGPQLAGAGPITALLLVAFSIALPVALLSAVAPVVVKTQLADLEHGGSVVGRFSAWGTAGGLAGTVLTGYVLVAMLPVSTVLLVSGGAVVLLGLLFALRGGLPHGPRATFAMLGVCLVGGTLLVGVESPCDAETAYYCARVEADPERPSGRVLYLDDLRHGYVDLADPTHLEFAYTQWLGAAVDSQLPEGPVESLHVGGGAYTVPRWLAASRPGSTSTVLEVDPAVTELARQELDLRTGPGLTVVPGDARTSVVDLASDSRDLVVGDAFGGLSVPWHLTTREFAAQIRRVLRPEGLYVANVIDRGPRAFLAAQTATLGEVFTHVAVVAERGSLDSPAGGNHVVVASDAPLDTAALAEAVAAAPEAGALADGELLARWRSEGLVLTDDHAPVDQLLTPYLS
- a CDS encoding LysR family transcriptional regulator; protein product: MLDLRRLQVLHEFAVRGTIAATAAALGYTPSAVSQQLSALEREVGTQLLDRTARSAELTDAGRLLLGHAEQILAMVEAAESVLAAQTGAPRGRVTITAFPTAAVAFAPTLAHRLRAHDGMQLVLRQTSEGSGTRQVRTAEADISLIDDWSGRAPDSAAGTLRHYPLLRDPLVLAVPEGHRLADPSVPVDLTGLLDESWVTAPSSEPSRAAIDRLLSDVGGAPGAVWEFEGIGTIMSLVARGLGIAAVPSLSFVSPTPGLVHRGIPGAPAREVYAVVRATSVRCPAIEVTLRALHEAAEEVNRSLAAELGGPPPT